The nucleotide sequence aatttaatttttattaattatgtacaaatatatatcaaatgtatttattacatatgctaaatattatctaaatctagtattagaaTACATCATTAGCAAATCAAAATTGAGGAGgattatatttattcaaaagaaaagaagtaaattTATTCACATGAAATGAAGCATACAAAAAGAAGAATAATATGAAAAGATAAGGTcaaaagattaaaagaaatgTCGAGATAATATGAgagttgaaaattaaataaataaaatgaagaaaataaaaataaataatttttaaaaccaaaaaagaaaaaacctagCAACCATCAAATtcacccaaaaaagaaaaaaacatgtaTGTGTACATCAAACGTGAGATGAGATGTggtaatttgaacaaaataataggtTGATAATGACATTAAAAAGTGCGTAGAACCTCGGAATAATGTCttagaagatttaaaaaaaattgaaatccaAACAGCGTGTACTATAAAAGGCAGAAATCCAGCCCTTGCCTAAAAAGAGCGTAAAACGCCtcacagagagagaggagagagagtgaGCGAGCAAACAGCTGTTCCGGGAGCTCCACCAAATGCCATCCAACCCCAACCCACCGCTTCGCCGCCCCGCCGACGGAGCCGATCAGAACCACCAGATGGACAACGAAGGCGACGACGACGAGATGGAGTACGAGGAGGTCGAGGAGGAACTGGAAGTAGAGGAGGAGgtcgaggaggaggaggaggaggaggtcgaggaggaggaggaggaagaagaaggaccAGAAGAAGGAGAACCGGAGGAGGCAGAAGAGCAGGAGGAGGAAATCGGCGACagagaagggaaacaaggagccGGCGAAGAGAAATCGCCCGGTTCACCCGTCGGCGAAGATCGGAGCGGTTAGTTATTTCGTTTACCCCAAATGCTTCATCTTTcgattttgattatcttttgcCCTAGCTATGATTTGATTGTGCGAAATGTTGCTGCAATCTGTAATTGCATATACTGTTTCTGGTGTTTCCACGGTTCCGATGTTAGGTTAGGGTCATTTCATTCTCCTGCACTTGCTTGAATTCTAGACTTGCTTTGCAGAAGGTTAACGCCGATAAGCTTGTTTAAAGCCACATGTTAACCTTGTATTTGCTTCCAAATTATACTTTCCCTAATTGCATGTGCCGGAGattgattatgatttttactTGAGATATGCAATTGAAGTTGATACATTGGGGATTGGCTGTGATTTTTTCATGCAATATATTCCTGATGAGTACAGACAGTAGCTTCTGGATTTTTTTTAAgcgtttttttttgtttttttgacaTGGTTTCGTTAAATTACATGTGCCTTCAATTGACTTGTGCCGCTATGTCGAGTCGGACTTTTATAACTGGAAATCGTGTTTTATGTACTTTGTCTGTCTCAAGGAAGAAACTTTTTTGTTCTGTCCAATTATTCAATCCCCATTAGATTCTTGGGGATCCCTTTCACAAACACGTGGAGTCTCTGTCACTTGCCCATTATTTCGGAGGGCATAAACGTTGAATGGACACCAAGTGACAACTAAAGATTTTGGCGGTTTTTGGGTATAATTGTCGATAGGTTTTCATTCCTTGTCCTTGGTTCGCTAGTTTCTTCACTTTTAGTCATAATAGGACAGCTGAAATTTGACCCCTGTTGGAATTGATGGTGGCAGTGGATTCAGGTTTCATTGTTAATTATTTCTCATTGGTTTTGAGTATTTCCCACTTGAGCCTTGACCTGTCATTAAAATGTGAGGTGAAAGAAACAATATGCATTCTGAGACGCAGAAGCTCAACCAGAATAAATGTGGCTGCTAAGCTATTTCTTTGGAAAGCTCCTCTTAAGATAAGAAATTCCTCAATAAAATCTCCCCCATGTGGCTCTCTGCAGGGGAATCTCCACTCATTGCTTCCCCTAATATCCTCCCTTTACCACATCATGGGGGTTTATAGGAGATCCCAGAGGTATGAAGAATGTGAGACAAATAATTCATAGGGACATGAAGACTTGAGATAGAATGCTTGATTTAGAATCCAATGCCAAGCCAGGAAATTTGGCTCTGCGCTTGGCTACCCAGCGTTTACTGTGAGCACGATAATTGGTACACCAGAGGTgtaaagatgaagaagaaggaatgaTTATGCAGGTAGTAGGAGAGGCAGGATTGAAGACTGCTGAGAGAAAGTAAACCTCATGTTTCTGTTATTTCTAAATTATAAACCAGTATTATTTAATAGAATAGCATATATGCATGCTAGTGTATATGAGATGCATATGCGAAGGCATATTACTTGAAACTGGAAGTTTAGGTTTTGGAATTATTTATcagctaaaaattaaattctggAATTCCTAAAATTCGAAGGTATAAATTAGGAGACAGTAATTAGTGTAAATCTgtattcatttgattttaattgCAAACTTCCAACTTGAGTTTAATCTTAAAGTATTGGATCTCCGACTGGCTTGATTctagaaaagttaaaaataactAGAAATGTTTGGATGTGTAACCAGCACATTCAACTGTCATACATGTGCCTGAGTTTGGTTAATACATATCAACGGAATACCCTCCCAAAATTGTGAGAATGCTTCTCATTGTATTACTTAGGAGTGTACAGAAAAGGGAGATACACACCCAAATCCAATtgtgaaaaaaagaaacatggCATCCTAACCAAATTAAACTATAGATTAATTTTACCCCTTGTTGGTATGGATGGGgaggggagggagggagggaggctTTTTTCCTTGTTTGGGAGAGAGTTTCATAATGAAATGGAAGGGGAGGAGAGGGTAAGTACTACCCTCCCTTCTCCTCCCATACCCCAATTTTCCTTAACACCCCAAGTTGTGATGTAGGGTGTGGGAAGGAaatgtattaataaatatttttattgtttttactattttacctttactattttcataaaAACCCAATATCATCCttaatcttaaaaaaatcctATTATTACATTTTTTGTAGTTTAATGTGagatattttgtataaatactcaaaataatatGCATTCGTATATCTATAGCACAATTCAAAACTCATCCAACTTTAAATTGTTCCCATCCAAagcaaatatatacatatacctattgtacttattaatttatcttgaaagtgaAAGATATAATTatcattatgtttttattaccttaTTGTTCCATTCCCTTCCATTATGTATTGAAACAAAGTaaagttatattattattctctcTTACATTTTGTCATGATCCAAAGGGCAGTAGTTGTAATTGTACTGGAGTTAGTTTGTAATTACTTGAGTTTGTTAGTGTGTTAGTTTGATTAGTTTAGTAATAGCcaccagtgttctaaaatgcgcCAGGCTGGCTCCTAACGCCTAGGCGAGGCCTAGGAAAAATGTTCTTGCTTGTTGCAGCAACTACAACAAGTAGCAGCAATAGCAAGCAATTGTTATAGCAACGCTTGCTGCAGCAAGGAGCAACAACAGTAAGCAGCTGTTATAGCATCAACAATGCTTTCTGCTTGCTGCAACAAGGAGCAATCCATACGTACTGGAGGAAGACAAGATCGGTGACGAGAGAGAACGGCCAGGAGATGAGATCAGCGATGAAGAGATAGAACGTCCAAGAGATGAGATCGGCGACAGCAAGAGAGAACGGCCAAGAGACGAGATCGGAGGCGACGGCGAGAAAGAACGGCCAAGAGATGAGATTGGCAGTggtggcgagagagagagagagagaaatagccCAGGTGATGAACAACcaaagagaaagggaaaggggaagGAGAACTAGTTGCGCTCGACCCAGGCGGCTAGGCGTCGTTGTTGTCGATCTATCGGGCCCGGTGCCTAGGGGTATTGAGTTGCCCTTAATTGCGGCGACAAGGGGCTGCCTAGGTTGCATTTTCGAACATTGATAACCACAAGGACGtaaacaacctataaataggttgtTGAATAGAGCATAGCAGGCTatgaattgattgaatgaatccATTATGTTTCTTTCTCaactcttatctctctctctgttccgTCTAAACCCTCTCCCTTACTTAtcaatttctccctctttctgttctgttttctccctccattctattctttcttctcaaaTTCCTACAAAATCCCATTCTAGACCCTATGAGACCCGATTGAATTACTAAGTAATTTACCTTAAGAAACAAATCGGAACAACTATTCTTTCAGTTAGATAGCTATTGAATTTCCAAACTTACAGATCGGAACAACTATTCTTTTAGTTAGATACCTATTGTACTTAGTAATttgctttgatttcttcaaaattagaTTGGAACAACTATTGAATTTTCGAACTCACAGTCAAGGAATGACTGTTTTGATTGTGATCGTAGTGGAATCTACGGCCGGAAATCTTTTGGTTTGCTTCGCCTTCCACTTTTGGGCCTTAGATATCAATTGACGCTCAATCTCCGTGTGTCGGAATTGATTTTTGAGGATCACTTGTTCCCTATACTCGAATCAAGTTCCGAGTCTCTACTTCTTCAAGTTGATTTGGAATTCACTATGTTATAAATCAACAGCGTTGGAAGCAACAACCTAGATCGAACGGAAATTAATCAACAGAGAAACTGTCGAGAGCTATCGGACGTTAACAGCCAAGGAATGATAGCTCTGATATCAAATTGTCATGTATCTAGGATTTAgtctagggtttggattggaaatcgAAATAATCTGAGGTAATTCGAACCTGGAACAGAAGGATTGGGGAAAGAATTGTACAGAAATGGGGAAGATAATAgacagaaatgagggagagttacAGACAGAACAGAGGAAGGGGGAGATTAGAGAGAAGGCAGAGGGAATTGATGAGAGAGGAAAGctgaaattcaattatcattcataaCCTCCCTACCAATAGATttcagtagctttatatagctactctacaaaaaataacaaactaacagaaaaatacaaccagaggaaaatacaaataaaatgtaaaatggGCTAATTATTATTTAAGCGCTACTAAACCCTTGGGTCCTGACATTCATAGTTATCAAAGACACATGGCAAAGCACGAGCCTCATGCACATGAGGCGGACATTCATTCCAAATGCTTGTAAAATACTTATACACCATCTTTTCAATATGTACTTCTAAAGATCtagatgcaaactcataaaatcataaaatgatacataaccaaacctataataacaactaaatGTTATTGtagaaaaattattagtttcttctaactacaatagaaaattagaggaaagaaaaaattacagcAGAACACATTGCAGAAAACAATTATTGAagaacaattagtttcttctaatttcttttgcaattagaagaaagaaagaaaaaaatttcaacataacacacaacaaaaacaattagtttcttttaaattgtaaaaagaaattagaagagaaaaaaaaataatagagcaCACAGTGAAAAAGAAATTGCAgcaaaaattagaagaaagaaagaaaattagagTAGAACACAGAGAAAAACAATTACAACACACAATTTGTTTCttctaaattgtaaaagaaattagaagaaagaaaaacgaAGCAGAATGGAGGTGTGCACGACTGGTTCTCCAGTGTGTGAACATCACTGCCAAGGTTGAGGTTGTGTTTAGTTAGTCTTACTGTTACTTCAAATGGTGCAGACCAGTTACAGGTGGGGGCTCTATTAGAAAAGTAGCAATTGAAATTGACTAAACAGGAGAACAACCATATGGTTCAGAAGATGATGGAAAAGGTGGTTGCTGCCTTATGGTTAGGGAGTTCAGACACTGCAGAAGGGAGCATTGACATGGAGATCCTTGAGGTCTACAGTTTATGTCTGCAGGGAAAGCAAAAGCAAAGGAACATAAAAGCGAAGAGGAAGAgtcctagaaggagaaagataGAAAGAAGAATCCATTAGATCATGAAGGTAGGGATTGGATGAATAGCAGGGCTAGTAgctgtaagttcttggggataagaactctctcaaggagggggaaaTTGTCACGACCTAGAGAATCCCCAAGAATATAATAGTAATGCATattatatgttttttcttttggttgtattttctattatagCTGTTAGTACCTTCAGTtataagcctataaataggctggagtagttagagaaaggcatgtttttgaatgataattgaattctctcatttttcctctcaTGAATTCTCTGTCAATTTCCCTctgatctctttctctttctctataaaTCTTCCCCAATTCTTGCTGTGTCTTCCTCTCTTTCAGTCTAATTTCCctccatttcttccaaattcctattCTAACCCTGggcaaaccctagggtcgtgacgtGTATTTGCTAGTAGagaactaaaattttaatagcTTTGCAAAAACATAAAGAAACCCATcaagcactacaaaaaaatttcgAACAGtgagaaattcataaaatttatttcacTTGTAGAAACTATTGTATTACTTCTCTTTTTGAGTTAATACTTTAgttatcttattttcttctattacTTGAATTGTACTACGGAGAGGAACTTGATTAGTGGGGGCTTCATGAAAAGGGATGCAAGGACTACTTCggaggagaaagagaaggggTTAAGCCAAGCTGGAGGTGGTGAAGTCGAGAAGCCAAAGTCAATGAAGTTCAAGAAGATTAAAAAGTGTCTGTGGTGCAAGAGGAAACATCTTGGCAAGAAGTGTTTGGTAGGACAAATTGGGTGTTATAACTGTGGTGAGATTGGGCACTTTGTTAAGGATTGCCTAGGGAAAATGGACATTAACAACGGCGACGATGGCAAGAAGAAGGTCATCTCTTACTAATGTGATTAACTAGGCCACTTATCACGAAAATGTGCAGTGAAGAAGCTAGATCAAGGGGAGTGCGATGGTAAAGGAACTCTACCTGGATGGGTGTTCAATTTGACGAAGCTAGATGTAGGTTCGGTTCGGATGAGGTGCAAGGTATCATTTTGATATCCAACACTTTGGTCTGTGCATTGGTAGATCTAAGGGCCACACACTCATTCATGGCATGTGCATTAGCTAGGAGTTTGGGGATAGTGCCAATAGAATTGCGATATATGGTAATGGAATCTATGCTTGTAGGAAGAGTCCTAGAGGCTAGCTTGGATTTTGAGGATTGTGATGTCACCATAATTGGTATAGTGTTTAAGGTGGAGTTGATCTTATTGGAGATCTAGGATTTTGATTCTAGtatgaatttttgttttttgaaccACTTATGGCAACCACTATTAGGTTTTTGTTTGTGAGGATCTAATATTGATTGGCATTTCTTAAATCTTTTTCTTAACCTTTGTTATAAAAAGGAAACCATGTCAACATGATTGACCTCCCATTTAACCTTGTTATAGGAAGAAAGAAACTAACCATGTTTTACATGCTTGATCTCCTATATTTTAGGGACAAGTTAACCTTTCTTCTCATTATAGTAATAATGatgatttttgttgtaattttattatttttattttactataagTTTATGCACATTTGGAATCCCATATCCCCTTTCTTGATTATTAATTGGTGtgaatatcatttttatggttcttgctttacattaagtttatttttgaactgactacttgtgtgcatgtgttgACTTCTAACATATTCAATTACTTAGTTATTGAGCTTGCATAAAATTTATAGGTCTCCATTATCATCtccaaatattttgatatttttctatcGTGCATAGTATTTCGTTATTGTTCCAAACAACTTCATATATTTCCaactgtttttgttttttctctttcattcgAAAAAAATGTTCTGAATTATTTCCATTCCAagctaataaaataaatgaaattttgatcGTTGTCCACCTTCTTAAGAAAAGCACTTTCTCGCCAAACAAGCTGTTTTTTACATTATTAACTCGTTTTGCATCTTGACTTCTTCCCATTTCCTTCAATGAGGTTGAGAAGATGTGGAATTTAGTTTCCAATTAAAGTAATCATTCTGTTCTTCCTCCCTCCACTCCTACCAGCacccaaattttttaattcatgGAATTTTGTGTAGAAGGTTGACTAGGTGATCCTTTGGTTGAGtgtgttcttgttctttttttttaagtagACTCAGAATCATCTCTTAGAGTGCACTGTAAGCATTTGTTTATAGGAGATGTTTTCCCTGTGTCTATTGTTAATTTTGTGATGTGTCTTCCTTGTAGTTGTTAGAGAAGGAATGGAATCCAAGGTGCATGAAGAGCACTTGAGATCATGTTCTTCTGATCTGGGAAAAACTTTTGCAAATCAGCTATCAGACACCGCAGCAGTAGAAGGTGGCCTTGCCAGTTCCAATATTTTTACTGCAAGTGAGGGAAGACAAAAAGGAGAATCAGGTGATGATGTTGACTATCCTAAATATCCTAAATTGGAAAACAATCTGGTTGTTTCTGAGGATTGTAGAACTGAAGAATCTGCTAGTGATAAAAAAGAGTCTGTCTCTTTTACGGAAAAGGGCATCCCCATTAATGACAACGTGCATAACATTATTGAGGCTTCTCTATATGACACTAGTGTTATGACTGCAGAGACTGCCAAATCCTCCAGTTTTGTGCATAAAGATGTCGTGGCTGCTGCTAAAGAGGTAGCTGATACAATCTCAACCAGAGAGGGTTTTACTGAGGAGgtagaaattaagaaaatggaGATGGAATCTAGTGAAGGCTTAAATCAAGGGCCGGCAAGGTGTGGTGATGCTTAATTTACTGATCAACTAAATTGTAGGCTTATCCTCATTTTGACATATTTATGGTGTAGTTGAACTTACATTTTTGACGTGACCGTTTCTTAATGACTAGTAGTGTTTCCAGATCAGCTGTTCCCCAGATAAGGCTTAGAAGTTTATCTCCCTTGGGCGAGCCTGATGCAAATAAACGATCTGCGGTTATCTGTGATTTTTTTGCTAAAGGTTGGTGTATCAAAGGGAATGCATGTAAGTTCCTTCACATAAAGGAAGATGTAAGTATCACGAGCCAAAAGTGTGAGGAAGGTGTACCCACTTCGAGCATGAAAAGTGGGTTGCAGGATGACAGAGGTAAAATTTCTTACTCCTGCTATCTAGATGTCCAACAATTTTTTTGTGAATGATTATACAAGCACCTCTACCGTTTGGGAGATGAAAAATCACAGTTAGCTGATTTTCCCATTTCAACTGTTTTGGTTGCATataattcttcatttttttcagaAAGGGCCCAATCACAGGAGCATGCAGAAAGCTCAAGGTGGCATCACTCTTTTCAAAAGGAGGACTTATCTCATGGATTTACCACTAATTTTCTGCAGTCACCTATAGTCAAAGATAATTCTAGGTCTATGTCCTTTTTTAGGGATATTGGAAGAGATAACCTGAAGAAGAATTGGTCCTCAGCTGATTATCCCTTGGATAGGAATAGCAGTCTGCCTGATTATAGATCTTTTTCTGGCAATTCAATCATGCCTTCAGGTACTTTTCAAAGTGCCGGGTTTCATTCTCATGCAAGCATGGAAGAAGACAGGGTTACGAAGAGATGCCAGTTCATTCTCAATGACCATGGTTCACCTTCTTTAAGTGGTTTACAAAATTCAAGCTTTAGCCCTTCTCTTCCAACAACTGGTATATTGCCATCTCAGAACGTTTCAACATGGACAATGTCATATTCTTCTTTCAGTTCTTTGAACAAAGATCCTCTTGGTAGCCAAAAGCTTTTGGACAATGTTGGAGAATATCGTGCCTCTAGTTCTGCTTCTTCGTTGCACTATCCTTCACCGTTCTTTGGGTCTGAACCAGAATATCCATCTCGGACCAACATTTCTGGTGATCCTTTTTGTATTGCTGGACAGAGATCAAGGGTTTCTTATAATGCTTGGGAGCTATCTGAACCTTTTC is from Diospyros lotus cultivar Yz01 chromosome 2, ASM1463336v1, whole genome shotgun sequence and encodes:
- the LOC127794533 gene encoding protein FRIGIDA-ESSENTIAL 1, with the protein product MPSNPNPPLRRPADGADQNHQMDNEGDDDEMEYEEVEEELEVEEEVEEEEEEEVEEEEEEEEGPEEGEPEEAEEQEEEIGDREGKQGAGEEKSPGSPVGEDRSVVREGMESKVHEEHLRSCSSDLGKTFANQLSDTAAVEGGLASSNIFTASEGRQKGESETAKSSSFVHKDVVAAAKEVADTISTREGFTEEVEIKKMEMESSEGLNQGPASSVSRSAVPQIRLRSLSPLGEPDANKRSAVICDFFAKGWCIKGNACKFLHIKEDVSITSQKCEEGVPTSSMKSGLQDDRERAQSQEHAESSRWHHSFQKEDLSHGFTTNFLQSPIVKDNSRSMSFFRDIGRDNLKKNWSSADYPLDRNSSLPDYRSFSGNSIMPSGTFQSAGFHSHASMEEDRVTKRCQFILNDHGSPSLSGLQNSSFSPSLPTTGILPSQNVSTWTMSYSSFSSLNKDPLGSQKLLDNVGEYRASSSASSLHYPSPFFGSEPEYPSRTNISGDPFCIAGQRSRVSYNAWELSEPFQPSYFITQSISSPGSLYDPIRDSIEQPNFGGGSLKVSSIPETSITNAHPSIGTDPVLTGTLHFERDLDKHSASVDYKFLENVTNKNFQGNDLFTTEGGTLRTYAEQQNRSTFPKEEKLMNPSHVAYISNDLGLQKDELGQKEELKVDKSGQNNEIDLDIKLDAEQKESKALKHFRAVLVDHVKELVKPIWHEGLLSKDAYKVIVKKSVDKVLSTVLPHQIPSTSESIKQYLSASERKLSKLVDGYVVKYGKS